One genomic region from Nymphalis io chromosome 18, ilAglIoxx1.1, whole genome shotgun sequence encodes:
- the LOC126775414 gene encoding uncharacterized protein LOC126775414 isoform X2, which yields METDGSEYVGQSNNCIEESQSAVNNLIIDYYKKFGRKRDLEQFFSLSTAQSDIRDPTSLFWRKMKSQTDSSDSGEKKSESSAELCRISIQCSIPEPSTSQNNYKILKSDSESPPIIRDEAEPVGSRISDNESIRSEDMYSHKFDGTLDTSTNKPHSPTSSITSQRKLEWDSLADVGYGNTSDRKNSASSLSTIERMALHQQYSNNDTKQDSDLGMPTAQSTPLDVNDNKAKNKKGFAKKTTKIYNRDIDSVNLNISQNSENNRQPINVNLTKHISFNVEKDGGVSIENISKSVSVSPEKVSVETEVTPQRTIDKEIQTTLIKNKQKSSSSSDFKEQHAKAIPVLINLNTLKKKTRKKRVMRIKRQQRRKSLVTEKKIAPLEKSTEQLSEAESFEYMPGHIYNQNQMNELNKNSNDYGNKSSLESSAGLTTDSSKTIKYSFTKDLETGIDILKKALEHRHEDSKLKKKLIKEVVQRLIKTKYKDDDSSTEFLSGLSFDSKKIDKHNLTHTTSSTSDANNTATKTKTTKPNKSILRMDKFNANAIASTSQSVPNLPVLSKIDTAITTKKAADLSNTDSDISSKNRKILDTGIDKTSSDILYKKYLDALKREENYKKHLKDKEIFLKQKLVGSDLAFNVVTQAERRKNNLKDLMNDLVRNNYDDGSGDASKLEGGSNSNINYQNYNSIRKQRSHSVFTLSSGNSDNYTKRSNDNKKQQNKVDSAKDCYHRAERHYCCCPYHTSHSRIGVIDSAVQVNIKSNDVCPDTKATQSSPQAYKEVSEPKICQHKCDKCNRPQSKTQIVSDCANEDIKYFCVCTGDEGMQKVPENILIYKCSRLTNKYLNLGENLTSKVSNTASEQFSSNSTSPRLKISTFNSEDCEKKCLIIKDNNSLNNQTSKSSQTNLNLPIKLQSKSSEQSLDSSSSGDKVNIKKLDNVKTMTDPLNERTSKFIHEATRCIQTEISIDPKISDPSLSDINIINDKNCVELISEKYKEVLQSGSKSNIRKQTELRSGTSSAESNAICGKDPSECVCINVREQSTNTLEKYDKEIQSSVEINKNIPVPIGKQSSNNFTIPIQGTNMTLKVSLGSGKDDNSCAQSSLQNDFKTNTKFVCTGTETDKKNIAENYTSIREECSKGVQSFNANIFDEFYQQAKTCCENKNAACENIGTDTQETTHPFPKTCPLNTCLIDCRKYNTFPKNDKRNVQKPLLRSNTDTGKMEKSCHVTFTPINNQVIKDAEVTPNIAPISQMQSKSISTINVEDKMQDISSEKNSLKSIDTKKGKSSSETGVQLKDSVSDTDNDTKSSTSKDPLLDIIQDITRRYSKKDIEKTKRKKCFREIITFLNYLLDTEDNTDHERNKTSSSSACETVCESNDKVLAKDSYKSSPRKTFVDKGIQLSTEKAKIYKTCTNSSDSQIISTEIPSTSSDSATCKILNKIKKECEKYHQKRCKSHGKDKKCEASSSTSMNCDQCRRVHHCSCKVHKCKNHKARKSSEKKKKCVAYNLIIQTSDSVVSEEVACDSNHHKLQNIIVKVPSKRKVGNLPFKEVATKIEKDMPHCSPRSKSYRSRSLPNDSEISSTDEFLRKTNVYTVREYLERNRPDFVDKCSKRQHCLKLINDTRANERSAKRQLLSLQLDRAQALSGLNESELKNFARALGHELRRKKVAPKFISEREMKKHSEKIYKSLPEVVHKKEELKKENMKKTNLLMANIFKKNLQKKTLQGAVNLSNYSTVIKI from the exons atGGAAACTGATGGATCAGAGTATGTAGGTCAATCGAATAATTGTATTGAGGAATCTCAATCGGCAGTCAACAATTTGATTATAGATTACTACAAAAAATTTGGGAGAAAGCGGGACTTAGAACAATTTTTTTCTCTATCTACAGCCCAAAGTGATATAAGAGATCCCACGAGTTTGTTTTGGAGAAAGATGAAGTCTCAAACTGATTCTTCGGATTCTGGAGAGAAAAAAAGTGAATCGTCCGCAGAACTTTGTAGAATATCTATACAATGCTCTATTCCCGAGCCTTCCACTTCACAG aataattataaaatcctCAAAAGTGATTCAGAATCTCCACCAATTATAAGAGATGAAGCAGAGCCAGTAGGTTCCAGAATCTCGGACAATGAATCAATAAGATCAGAAGATATGTATTCTCATAAAT tTGATGGCACATTGGATACTTCAACAAATAAGCCACATTCACCAACTAGCAGTATTACATCTCAACGAAAACTTGAATGGGATTCCTTAGCTGATGTTGGTTACGGTAACACAAGTGATAGAAAAAATTCAGCATCAAGTTTAAGCACAATAGAAAGGATGGCATTGCATCAACAATACTCAAATAATGATACGAAGCAAGACTCAGATTTAGGAATGCCCACAGCACAATCAACACCTTTAGATGTTAATGACAATAAAGCAAAAAACAAAAAGGGTTTCGCtaagaaaacaacaaaaatttataatagagaTATTGATTCAGTCAATCTTAATATTTCTCAAAACTCTGAAAATAATCGGCAACCTATAAATGtcaatttaacaaaacatatttctttCAATGTTGAAAAAGATGGAGGTGTTAGTATAGAAAATATATCGAAAAGTGTATCTGTAAGTCCAGAAAAAGTTTCAGTCGAAACAGAAGTCACACCTCAACGTACAATAGACAAAGAGATACAAACaactttgattaaaaataaacaaaaatcaagCAGTTCTAGTGATTTCAAAGAGCAACACGCTAAAGCAATTCCTGTTCTTATCAACTTGAatactttaaagaaaaaaacacgTAAAAAGAGGGTTATGCGAATAAAACGACAGCAAAGGAGAAAAAGTTTAgtcactgaaaaaaaaattgctccACTTGAAAAAAGTACAGAACAGTTGTCGGAAGCAGAGAGTTTTGAATATATGCCAGGTCATATTTACAATCAAAATCAAATGAatgaactaaataaaaacagtaatgATTATGGTAATAAATCTAGCCTAGAATCAAGCGCTGGACTCACAACCGACtcaagtaaaacaataaaatattcttttacaaAAGATTTAGAAACAGGCATTGATATACTCAAAAAGGCTCTAGAACATAGACATGaagattcaaaattaaaaaagaaactaatTAAAGAAGTAGTTCAGAGacttatcaaaacaaaatataaggaTGATGATAGTTCAACTGAATTTCTATCGGGCTTAAGTTTTGatagtaaaaaaatagataaacataATCTTACCCATACAACATCTAGTACCTCAGATGCAAATAACACTGCCACTAAAACCAAAACAACAAAACCAAATAAGTCTATTTTACGTATGGACAAATTTAATGCTAATGCAATAGCTTCCACCTCACAAAGTGTCCCCAATTTACCCGTTCTTTCGAAGATTGACACAGCTATAACTACCAAAAAGGCAGCTGACTTGTCTAATACAGATTCAGACATATCAagcaaaaatagaaaaatattagataCGGGAATTGATAAAACTTCatcagatatattatataaaaagtatttagatGCATTGAAGAGAGAAGAGaattacaaaaaacatttaaaggataaggaaatatttcttaaacaaaaaCTTGTTGGTTCTGATCTTGCATTCAATGTTGTGACGCAAGCTGAAAGAaggaaaaataatttgaaagacCTCATGAATGATTTGGTACGGAACAACTATGATGATGGATCAGGCGATGCCAGTAAATTGGAAGGTGGATCCAATTCTAATAtcaattatcaaaattataattctataaGAAAACAAAGAAGTCATTCTGTTTTTACTCTGTCATCTGGTAACTCTGATAATTACACAAAGAGatcaaatgataataaaaaacaacagaatAAAGTTGATAGTGCCAAAGATTGTTATCATAGAGCTGAGAGGCATTATTGTTGTTGTCCTTATCACACATCACACTCACGAATCGGAGTTATAGATAGTGCAgtacaagtaaatataaaaagtaatgacGTCTGTCCTGATACAAAAGCTACACAAAGTTCGCCACAAGCATACAAAGAAGTGAGTGAACCTAAAATATGCCAACATAAATGCGATAAATGTAATAGGCCTCAGTCTAAAACTCAAATTGTATCGGATTGTGCAAATGaagatatcaaatatttttgtgtcTGCACTGGAGATGAAGGAATGCAGAAAGTACctgaaaatatcttaatttacaAATGTTCAAGACTAACCAATAAGTACTTAAACTTAGGTGAAAATTTGACATCAAAAGTATCTAATACTGCGAGTGAACAGTTCTCTAGTAATTCTACCTCACcgcgtttaaaaatatcgacATTCAATAGTGAAGATTGTGAGAAAAAGTGTTTAATTATCAAAGAcaataatagtttaaataatcaGACATCAAAATCATCACAAACAAATCTGAACTTACCGATTAAACTTCAAAGCAAATCTAGTGAACAAAGTCTTGATTCGTCATCATCTGGAGATAAAGTTAATATCAAGAAACTTGATAATGTAAAAACTATGACAGATCCTTTAAATGAAAGAACAAGTAAATTCATACATGAGGCTACTCGGTGTATACAAACTGAAATAAGTATTGATCCAAAAATATCTGATCCTTCGTTAtccgatataaatattattaatgataaaaattgtGTTGAATTAATAAGTGAAAAATACAAAGAAGTTTTACAGTCAGGTTCTAAAAGTAATATCAGAAAACAAACCGAATTGAGAAGTGGTACTAGTTCTGCGGAGAGTAATGCTATATGTGGAAAAGATCCATCGGAATGTGTGTGTATAAATGTTAGAGAACAATCTACGAATACTCTTGAAAAATACGATAAAGAAATTCAATCGTCTGttgaaattaacaaaaatatacctGTTCCGATAGGTAAACAGAGTTCTAACAATTTCACTATTCCAATTCAAGGCACAAATATGACTCTTAAGGTAAGCTTAGGATCTGGAAAGGATGACAATTCATGTGCGCAAAGTTCATTGCAAAACGATTTTAAGACTAATACAAAATTTGTATGTACGGGAACAgagacagataaaaaaaatattgctgaaAATTATACGTCAATACGGGAAGAGTGTTCGAAAGGAGTGCAATCATTTAATGCAAACATATTTGATGAGTTTTATCAACAAGCAAAGACATgctgtgaaaataaaaatgcagcTTGCGAAAATATCGGCACGGATACACAAGAAACTACTCATCCATTTCCTAAAACTTGTCCTTTAAATACGTGTCTCATTGATTGTCGCAAATACAATACATTTCCAAAAAACGATAAAAGAAATGTACAGAAACCGTTACTACGTTCGAATACAGATACCGGCAAAATGGAGAAATCTTGCCATGTCACATTTACTCCAATTAACAATCAAGTCATAAAAGATGCAGAGGTTACGCCAAATATAGCACCGATATCTCAAATGCAATCAAAATCTATATCTACAATCAATGTTGAAGATAAAATGCAAGATATTAGTTCAGAAAAAAACTCCTTAAAATCAATAGATACAAAAAAGGGTAAATCGAGTTCTGAAACAGGAGTACAGTTAAAAGATTCTGTTAGTGACACTGATAATGATACTAAATCGTCCACCTCTAAAGATCCTCTACTTGATATAATACAAGATATAACGAGGCGTTATTCTAAGAAAGATATTGAAAAGACTAAAAGAAAGAAATGTTTTCGAGAAATTATCACATTTCTAAATTATCTCTTAGATACAGAAGATAATACAGATCACGAAAGAAATAAAACGTCATCTTCATCAGCCTGTGAAACTGTATGTGAATCCAATGACAAGGTTTTGGCTAAAGACTCATACAAATCATCTCCAAGGAAGACTTTTGTGGATAAAGGTATACAGTTATCCACAGAGAAGGCGAAAATTTACAAAACATGTACAAATTCTTCAGATTCCCAGATTATTTCAACTGAAATACCGAGTACATCGTCCGATTCGGcaacttgtaaaatattaaataaaataaaaaaggaatgcGAAAAATATCACCAAAAGCGTTGCAAATCTCAtggtaaagataaaaaatgcGAAGCTTCGAGCAGTACTTCTATGAACTGCGACCAGTGTCGGCGAGTGCACCATTGCTCGTGTAAAGTACATAAATGTAAAAACCACAAAGCTAGAAAATCCagtgaaaaaaagaaaaaatgtgtCGCCTACAACTTGATCATACAAACTTCGGACAGTGTTGTCAGTGAGGAGGTTGCTTGTGATAGTAACCATCATAAGTTGCAAAATATTATCGTCAAAGTACCGTCGAAACGGAAGGTCGGCAATTTGCCGTTCAAAGAAGTGGCCACGAAAATAGAAAAGGATATGCCCCATTGCAGTCCGAGATCTAAAAGTTACCGCTCAAGAAGTTTACCGAATGACAGCGAGATATCTAGTACAGACGAATTTCTTAGGAAAACTAATGTCTACACTGTGAGGGAATATTTAGAACGAAATCGTCCCGATTTTGTAGATAAGTGTTCAAAGCGGCAACATTGCTTGAAGTTGATCAACGATACTAG AGCAAATGAACGCTCTGCCAAGCGGCAACTGCTGTCATTGCAGTTGGACCGAGCACAGGCATTGAGCGGTCTAAATGAGTCTGAATTGAAGAATTTCGCCAGAGCACTAGGTCATGAACTACGGCGAAAAAAAG ttgCACCAAAATTTATCAGTGAACGTGAAATGAAGAAGCACTctgaaaaaatttataaatcactACCAGAAGTTGTGCATAAGAAAGAGGAATTGAAAAAGGAGAACATGAAAAAAACTAATTTGCTGATGGCAAATATTTTCAAGAAg aatCTCCAAAAGAAAACATTGCAAGGAGCTGTGAACTTATCAAATTATAGTACAGTGATAAAAATTTGA
- the LOC126775414 gene encoding uncharacterized protein LOC126775414 isoform X1, with the protein METDGSEYVGQSNNCIEESQSAVNNLIIDYYKKFGRKRDLEQFFSLSTAQSDIRDPTSLFWRKMKSQTDSSDSGEKKSESSAELCRISIQCSIPEPSTSQNNYKILKSDSESPPIIRDEAEPVGSRISDNESIRSEDMYSHKSVDGTLDTSTNKPHSPTSSITSQRKLEWDSLADVGYGNTSDRKNSASSLSTIERMALHQQYSNNDTKQDSDLGMPTAQSTPLDVNDNKAKNKKGFAKKTTKIYNRDIDSVNLNISQNSENNRQPINVNLTKHISFNVEKDGGVSIENISKSVSVSPEKVSVETEVTPQRTIDKEIQTTLIKNKQKSSSSSDFKEQHAKAIPVLINLNTLKKKTRKKRVMRIKRQQRRKSLVTEKKIAPLEKSTEQLSEAESFEYMPGHIYNQNQMNELNKNSNDYGNKSSLESSAGLTTDSSKTIKYSFTKDLETGIDILKKALEHRHEDSKLKKKLIKEVVQRLIKTKYKDDDSSTEFLSGLSFDSKKIDKHNLTHTTSSTSDANNTATKTKTTKPNKSILRMDKFNANAIASTSQSVPNLPVLSKIDTAITTKKAADLSNTDSDISSKNRKILDTGIDKTSSDILYKKYLDALKREENYKKHLKDKEIFLKQKLVGSDLAFNVVTQAERRKNNLKDLMNDLVRNNYDDGSGDASKLEGGSNSNINYQNYNSIRKQRSHSVFTLSSGNSDNYTKRSNDNKKQQNKVDSAKDCYHRAERHYCCCPYHTSHSRIGVIDSAVQVNIKSNDVCPDTKATQSSPQAYKEVSEPKICQHKCDKCNRPQSKTQIVSDCANEDIKYFCVCTGDEGMQKVPENILIYKCSRLTNKYLNLGENLTSKVSNTASEQFSSNSTSPRLKISTFNSEDCEKKCLIIKDNNSLNNQTSKSSQTNLNLPIKLQSKSSEQSLDSSSSGDKVNIKKLDNVKTMTDPLNERTSKFIHEATRCIQTEISIDPKISDPSLSDINIINDKNCVELISEKYKEVLQSGSKSNIRKQTELRSGTSSAESNAICGKDPSECVCINVREQSTNTLEKYDKEIQSSVEINKNIPVPIGKQSSNNFTIPIQGTNMTLKVSLGSGKDDNSCAQSSLQNDFKTNTKFVCTGTETDKKNIAENYTSIREECSKGVQSFNANIFDEFYQQAKTCCENKNAACENIGTDTQETTHPFPKTCPLNTCLIDCRKYNTFPKNDKRNVQKPLLRSNTDTGKMEKSCHVTFTPINNQVIKDAEVTPNIAPISQMQSKSISTINVEDKMQDISSEKNSLKSIDTKKGKSSSETGVQLKDSVSDTDNDTKSSTSKDPLLDIIQDITRRYSKKDIEKTKRKKCFREIITFLNYLLDTEDNTDHERNKTSSSSACETVCESNDKVLAKDSYKSSPRKTFVDKGIQLSTEKAKIYKTCTNSSDSQIISTEIPSTSSDSATCKILNKIKKECEKYHQKRCKSHGKDKKCEASSSTSMNCDQCRRVHHCSCKVHKCKNHKARKSSEKKKKCVAYNLIIQTSDSVVSEEVACDSNHHKLQNIIVKVPSKRKVGNLPFKEVATKIEKDMPHCSPRSKSYRSRSLPNDSEISSTDEFLRKTNVYTVREYLERNRPDFVDKCSKRQHCLKLINDTRANERSAKRQLLSLQLDRAQALSGLNESELKNFARALGHELRRKKVAPKFISEREMKKHSEKIYKSLPEVVHKKEELKKENMKKTNLLMANIFKKNLQKKTLQGAVNLSNYSTVIKI; encoded by the exons atGGAAACTGATGGATCAGAGTATGTAGGTCAATCGAATAATTGTATTGAGGAATCTCAATCGGCAGTCAACAATTTGATTATAGATTACTACAAAAAATTTGGGAGAAAGCGGGACTTAGAACAATTTTTTTCTCTATCTACAGCCCAAAGTGATATAAGAGATCCCACGAGTTTGTTTTGGAGAAAGATGAAGTCTCAAACTGATTCTTCGGATTCTGGAGAGAAAAAAAGTGAATCGTCCGCAGAACTTTGTAGAATATCTATACAATGCTCTATTCCCGAGCCTTCCACTTCACAG aataattataaaatcctCAAAAGTGATTCAGAATCTCCACCAATTATAAGAGATGAAGCAGAGCCAGTAGGTTCCAGAATCTCGGACAATGAATCAATAAGATCAGAAGATATGTATTCTCATAAAT cagtTGATGGCACATTGGATACTTCAACAAATAAGCCACATTCACCAACTAGCAGTATTACATCTCAACGAAAACTTGAATGGGATTCCTTAGCTGATGTTGGTTACGGTAACACAAGTGATAGAAAAAATTCAGCATCAAGTTTAAGCACAATAGAAAGGATGGCATTGCATCAACAATACTCAAATAATGATACGAAGCAAGACTCAGATTTAGGAATGCCCACAGCACAATCAACACCTTTAGATGTTAATGACAATAAAGCAAAAAACAAAAAGGGTTTCGCtaagaaaacaacaaaaatttataatagagaTATTGATTCAGTCAATCTTAATATTTCTCAAAACTCTGAAAATAATCGGCAACCTATAAATGtcaatttaacaaaacatatttctttCAATGTTGAAAAAGATGGAGGTGTTAGTATAGAAAATATATCGAAAAGTGTATCTGTAAGTCCAGAAAAAGTTTCAGTCGAAACAGAAGTCACACCTCAACGTACAATAGACAAAGAGATACAAACaactttgattaaaaataaacaaaaatcaagCAGTTCTAGTGATTTCAAAGAGCAACACGCTAAAGCAATTCCTGTTCTTATCAACTTGAatactttaaagaaaaaaacacgTAAAAAGAGGGTTATGCGAATAAAACGACAGCAAAGGAGAAAAAGTTTAgtcactgaaaaaaaaattgctccACTTGAAAAAAGTACAGAACAGTTGTCGGAAGCAGAGAGTTTTGAATATATGCCAGGTCATATTTACAATCAAAATCAAATGAatgaactaaataaaaacagtaatgATTATGGTAATAAATCTAGCCTAGAATCAAGCGCTGGACTCACAACCGACtcaagtaaaacaataaaatattcttttacaaAAGATTTAGAAACAGGCATTGATATACTCAAAAAGGCTCTAGAACATAGACATGaagattcaaaattaaaaaagaaactaatTAAAGAAGTAGTTCAGAGacttatcaaaacaaaatataaggaTGATGATAGTTCAACTGAATTTCTATCGGGCTTAAGTTTTGatagtaaaaaaatagataaacataATCTTACCCATACAACATCTAGTACCTCAGATGCAAATAACACTGCCACTAAAACCAAAACAACAAAACCAAATAAGTCTATTTTACGTATGGACAAATTTAATGCTAATGCAATAGCTTCCACCTCACAAAGTGTCCCCAATTTACCCGTTCTTTCGAAGATTGACACAGCTATAACTACCAAAAAGGCAGCTGACTTGTCTAATACAGATTCAGACATATCAagcaaaaatagaaaaatattagataCGGGAATTGATAAAACTTCatcagatatattatataaaaagtatttagatGCATTGAAGAGAGAAGAGaattacaaaaaacatttaaaggataaggaaatatttcttaaacaaaaaCTTGTTGGTTCTGATCTTGCATTCAATGTTGTGACGCAAGCTGAAAGAaggaaaaataatttgaaagacCTCATGAATGATTTGGTACGGAACAACTATGATGATGGATCAGGCGATGCCAGTAAATTGGAAGGTGGATCCAATTCTAATAtcaattatcaaaattataattctataaGAAAACAAAGAAGTCATTCTGTTTTTACTCTGTCATCTGGTAACTCTGATAATTACACAAAGAGatcaaatgataataaaaaacaacagaatAAAGTTGATAGTGCCAAAGATTGTTATCATAGAGCTGAGAGGCATTATTGTTGTTGTCCTTATCACACATCACACTCACGAATCGGAGTTATAGATAGTGCAgtacaagtaaatataaaaagtaatgacGTCTGTCCTGATACAAAAGCTACACAAAGTTCGCCACAAGCATACAAAGAAGTGAGTGAACCTAAAATATGCCAACATAAATGCGATAAATGTAATAGGCCTCAGTCTAAAACTCAAATTGTATCGGATTGTGCAAATGaagatatcaaatatttttgtgtcTGCACTGGAGATGAAGGAATGCAGAAAGTACctgaaaatatcttaatttacaAATGTTCAAGACTAACCAATAAGTACTTAAACTTAGGTGAAAATTTGACATCAAAAGTATCTAATACTGCGAGTGAACAGTTCTCTAGTAATTCTACCTCACcgcgtttaaaaatatcgacATTCAATAGTGAAGATTGTGAGAAAAAGTGTTTAATTATCAAAGAcaataatagtttaaataatcaGACATCAAAATCATCACAAACAAATCTGAACTTACCGATTAAACTTCAAAGCAAATCTAGTGAACAAAGTCTTGATTCGTCATCATCTGGAGATAAAGTTAATATCAAGAAACTTGATAATGTAAAAACTATGACAGATCCTTTAAATGAAAGAACAAGTAAATTCATACATGAGGCTACTCGGTGTATACAAACTGAAATAAGTATTGATCCAAAAATATCTGATCCTTCGTTAtccgatataaatattattaatgataaaaattgtGTTGAATTAATAAGTGAAAAATACAAAGAAGTTTTACAGTCAGGTTCTAAAAGTAATATCAGAAAACAAACCGAATTGAGAAGTGGTACTAGTTCTGCGGAGAGTAATGCTATATGTGGAAAAGATCCATCGGAATGTGTGTGTATAAATGTTAGAGAACAATCTACGAATACTCTTGAAAAATACGATAAAGAAATTCAATCGTCTGttgaaattaacaaaaatatacctGTTCCGATAGGTAAACAGAGTTCTAACAATTTCACTATTCCAATTCAAGGCACAAATATGACTCTTAAGGTAAGCTTAGGATCTGGAAAGGATGACAATTCATGTGCGCAAAGTTCATTGCAAAACGATTTTAAGACTAATACAAAATTTGTATGTACGGGAACAgagacagataaaaaaaatattgctgaaAATTATACGTCAATACGGGAAGAGTGTTCGAAAGGAGTGCAATCATTTAATGCAAACATATTTGATGAGTTTTATCAACAAGCAAAGACATgctgtgaaaataaaaatgcagcTTGCGAAAATATCGGCACGGATACACAAGAAACTACTCATCCATTTCCTAAAACTTGTCCTTTAAATACGTGTCTCATTGATTGTCGCAAATACAATACATTTCCAAAAAACGATAAAAGAAATGTACAGAAACCGTTACTACGTTCGAATACAGATACCGGCAAAATGGAGAAATCTTGCCATGTCACATTTACTCCAATTAACAATCAAGTCATAAAAGATGCAGAGGTTACGCCAAATATAGCACCGATATCTCAAATGCAATCAAAATCTATATCTACAATCAATGTTGAAGATAAAATGCAAGATATTAGTTCAGAAAAAAACTCCTTAAAATCAATAGATACAAAAAAGGGTAAATCGAGTTCTGAAACAGGAGTACAGTTAAAAGATTCTGTTAGTGACACTGATAATGATACTAAATCGTCCACCTCTAAAGATCCTCTACTTGATATAATACAAGATATAACGAGGCGTTATTCTAAGAAAGATATTGAAAAGACTAAAAGAAAGAAATGTTTTCGAGAAATTATCACATTTCTAAATTATCTCTTAGATACAGAAGATAATACAGATCACGAAAGAAATAAAACGTCATCTTCATCAGCCTGTGAAACTGTATGTGAATCCAATGACAAGGTTTTGGCTAAAGACTCATACAAATCATCTCCAAGGAAGACTTTTGTGGATAAAGGTATACAGTTATCCACAGAGAAGGCGAAAATTTACAAAACATGTACAAATTCTTCAGATTCCCAGATTATTTCAACTGAAATACCGAGTACATCGTCCGATTCGGcaacttgtaaaatattaaataaaataaaaaaggaatgcGAAAAATATCACCAAAAGCGTTGCAAATCTCAtggtaaagataaaaaatgcGAAGCTTCGAGCAGTACTTCTATGAACTGCGACCAGTGTCGGCGAGTGCACCATTGCTCGTGTAAAGTACATAAATGTAAAAACCACAAAGCTAGAAAATCCagtgaaaaaaagaaaaaatgtgtCGCCTACAACTTGATCATACAAACTTCGGACAGTGTTGTCAGTGAGGAGGTTGCTTGTGATAGTAACCATCATAAGTTGCAAAATATTATCGTCAAAGTACCGTCGAAACGGAAGGTCGGCAATTTGCCGTTCAAAGAAGTGGCCACGAAAATAGAAAAGGATATGCCCCATTGCAGTCCGAGATCTAAAAGTTACCGCTCAAGAAGTTTACCGAATGACAGCGAGATATCTAGTACAGACGAATTTCTTAGGAAAACTAATGTCTACACTGTGAGGGAATATTTAGAACGAAATCGTCCCGATTTTGTAGATAAGTGTTCAAAGCGGCAACATTGCTTGAAGTTGATCAACGATACTAG AGCAAATGAACGCTCTGCCAAGCGGCAACTGCTGTCATTGCAGTTGGACCGAGCACAGGCATTGAGCGGTCTAAATGAGTCTGAATTGAAGAATTTCGCCAGAGCACTAGGTCATGAACTACGGCGAAAAAAAG ttgCACCAAAATTTATCAGTGAACGTGAAATGAAGAAGCACTctgaaaaaatttataaatcactACCAGAAGTTGTGCATAAGAAAGAGGAATTGAAAAAGGAGAACATGAAAAAAACTAATTTGCTGATGGCAAATATTTTCAAGAAg aatCTCCAAAAGAAAACATTGCAAGGAGCTGTGAACTTATCAAATTATAGTACAGTGATAAAAATTTGA
- the LOC126775489 gene encoding trafficking protein particle complex subunit 3, protein MSRQASRLDAKKVNSELLTLTYGALVSQMLKETENPEDVNKQLERIGYNMGVRLIEDFLARTTSTRCLEMRETADKIQQAFRLYLNMQPTVTSWSSAGDEFSLVWDQCSLSEWVEMPNNGLKYCALIPGAIRGALQMVQLEVQCWFIQDQLKGDAVTELRVKYIKRLEDAVPAGED, encoded by the exons atgtcCCGTCAAGCGTCTCGCCTGGACGCAAAGAAAGTg AATTCGGAGCTATTGACACTTACATATGGAGCTTTAGTTTCCCAAATGTTAAAGGAAACCGAAAATCCGGAAGACGTAAACAAACAGTTGGAGCGAATTGGTTACAACATGGGCGTGCGACTCATCGAAGATTTTCTCGCTCGAACGACGTCAACTCGCTGCCTGGAAATGAGAGAGACGGCTGATAAAATTCAACAGGCCTTTAG GTTATACTTGAATATGCAGCCCACTGTTACCAGCTGGAGCAGTGCCGGTGATGAATTCTCCCTCGTATGGGACCAGTGCTCGCTCAGTGAATGGGTTGAAATGCCCAATAATGGGCTTAAGTATTGTGCTCTGATCCCCGGAGCTATCAGAGGTGCTTTGCAAATGGTGCAGCTTGAAGTGCAGTGTTGGTTTATTCAG GATCAGTTAAAAGGTGATGCAGTAACCGAGTTAAGAGTGAAATACATAAAAAGGTTGGAAGATGCAGTACCTGCTGGAGAagactaa